A genomic region of Anopheles coustani chromosome 3, idAnoCousDA_361_x.2, whole genome shotgun sequence contains the following coding sequences:
- the LOC131261186 gene encoding solute carrier family 25 member 3-like encodes MFSALIDAARNSPFKTPFTKAQCDSGAIAPVQGRSIAAASTDEVEFGSTKFFLLCGLGGIISCGSTHTFVVPLDLVKCRLQVDQAKYKNVFHGFKLTLAEDGARGLAKGWAPTFFGYSAQGAFKFGLYEVFKVQYANMLGEENAYLYRTWLYLGASASAEFFADMALSPFEAAKVKIQTMPGFASTMREAMPKMMGEEGIMAFYKGLVPLWCRQIPYTMMKFACFEKTVELLYAYVVPKPREQCSKGEQLLVTFAAGYIAGVFCAIVSHPADVVVSKLNQAKGSSAFDVAKQLGFMGMWNGLMPRIIMIGTLTALQWFIYDGVKVALSIPRPPPPEMPESLKKKLGVQ; translated from the exons ATGTTTTCCGCACTGATTGACGCCGCTCGCAACTCGCCCTTCAAAACTCCCTTCACCAAGGCACAGTGCGACAGTGGTGCCATCGCTCCGGTGCAGGGACGCAGCATTGCGGCCGCCTCAACCGACGAGGTTGAGTTCGGTTCGACCAAGTTCTTCCTGCTGTGCGGTCTCGGAGGTATCATCTCTTGCGGCTCCACGCACACCTTCGTCGTGCCGCTCGATCTGGTCAAGTGTCGCCTGCAGGTCGACCAGGCCAAGTACAAGAACGTGTTCCATGGATTCAAGTTGACGCTGGCCGAGGACGGTGCCCGTGGTCTGGCGAAGGGATGGGCCCCAACGTTCTTCGGATACTCGGCACAG GGTGCCTTCAAGTTCGGCCTGTACGAAGTGTTCAAGGTGCAGTACGCCAACATGCTGGGTGAGGAAAATGCCTACCTCTACCGTACCTGGCTGTACCTGGGTGCTTCGGCATCGGCTGAATTCTTCGCCGATATGGCTCTGTCGCCGTTCGAGGCCGCCAAGGTCAAGATCCAGACCATGCCCGGCTTCGCTAGCACGATGCGTGAAGCTATGCCCAAGATGATGGGTGAGGAGGGTATCATGGCGTTCTACAAGGGTCTCGTGCCACTGTGGTGCCGTCAAATCCCATACACCATGATGAAGTTTGCCTGCTTCGAAAAGACTGTTGAGCTGCTCTATGC CTACGTCGTCCCGAAACCACGAGAACAATGCTCGAAGGGTGAGCAGCTGCTGGTTACATTCGCCGCCGGTTACATTGCCGGTGTGTTCTGTGCCATCGTTTCGCATCCGGCTGATGTGGTCGTGTCGAAGCTGAACCAGGCCAAGGGATCGTCCGCCTTCGACGTTGCCAAGCAGCTCGGATTCATGGGAATGTGGAACGGTCTGATGCCGCGTATCATTATGATCGGTACTCTGACTGCCCTGCAGTGGTTCATCTACGACGGTGTGAAGGTCGCCCTCTCCATTCCCCGCCCGCCCCCACCAGAGATGCCGGAGTCGCTCAAAAAGAAGCTGGGAGTGCAGTAA
- the LOC131258806 gene encoding uncharacterized protein LOC131258806, with the protein MNVVQSNISTTIRSFNISDDIRIEVKKFRTNASIDEVDIEEDEDDISVIQKIHKTFADPHSTTYDSATLKSIIARLDDIEKKLENIIHLNQQAEALSSAINQQQSLANLPSSSSGVVVGSTGDDGLELKLELDSDSELIGEFIEQDELKLVEFPINRIEELKELEESIMSDQESFVSFVNFISATVQKHNRNLELVLKDFISESLINELGYSTTKESMLSFYIFNQLLYDIWKNEYSTINDYNNKLKNIVTKTQNRMRPNKNKK; encoded by the exons ATGAATGTGGTACAATCCAATATTTCAACCACCATCAGAAGCTTCAACATATCGGATGATATTAGAATAGAGGTGAAAAAGTTCCGCACGAACGCCAGCATCGATGAGGTCGACATCGAGGAAGATGAGGACGACATTT CCGTCATTCAAAAGATACACAAAACGTTTGCTGATCCCCACAGCACTACCTACGACTCTGCTACCCTAAAATCCATCATCGCCCGATTGGACGATATAGAGAaaaagttggaaaatattattcaCCTAAATCAACAAGCCGAAGCACTCTCATCCGCGATAAACCAGCAGCAAAGTCTTGCCAATTTGCCCTCATCGTCCAGCGGAGTCGTGGTTGGAAGCACTGGGGACGATGGACTGGAACTGAAACTGGAACTGGACTCGGACAGTGAGCTTATCGGGGAATTCATCGAGCAGGACGAGCTGAAGCTGGTCGAGTTTCCCATCAACCGAATCGAGGAGCTGAAGGAGCTGGAGGAGTCAATCATGAGTGATCAGGAATCTTTCGTATCCTTT GTGAATTTCATCAGTGCCACAGTGCAGAAACACAACAGGAATTTGGAGCTTGTTCTCAAGGACTTCATTTCGGAATCACTGATCAACGAGCTTGGCTACAGCACTACAAAAGAATCAATGCTATCGTTCTACATATTTAACCAGTTGTTATACG ACATCTGGAAGAACGAATATTCTACGATTAACGATTAcaacaacaaattaaaaaatattgttaccaaaactcaaaatcgaaTGCGacctaacaaaaacaaaaagtaa
- the LOC131261560 gene encoding sorbitol dehydrogenase-like: MASKSDNLTAVLYGIEDLRLEQRPIPVPKDDEVLLEMDSVGICGSDVHYLVKGRIGDFIVKKPMVIGHEASGIVSKVGAKVKTLKVGDRVAIEPGYGCRVCEYCKGGSYNLCQDMIFCATPPYDGNLTRYFAHPADFCYKLPDHVTMEEGALLEPLSVGVHACRRADVGLGSKVLILGAGPIGLVTLIVAKSMGAGKVVVTDLLQNRLDVAKELGADETIVIPKGVSEEDLVKLIHDRMGGAPDKTIDCSGAEATARLAILSTKSGGVGVLVGMGAPEVKVPLINALAREVDIRGVFRYCNDYPIALSLVSSGKIDVKRLITHHFNIEETAEAFNTTRHGLGGAIKVMIHVQPKDKNNPK, from the exons ATGGCTAGCAAATCCGACAATCTAACCGCCGTTCTGTACGGTATCGAGGATCTTCGACTGGAGCAGCGTCCGATTCCTGTTCCGAAAGATGATG AGGTACTGCTGGAAATGGACAGCGTGGGAATTTGTGGCTCGGATGTACACTATCTGGTGAAAGGAAGAATCGGTGATTTTATCGTAAAGAAACCAATGGTCATCGGCCATGAAGCGTCAGGCATCGTATCGAAGGTGGGTGCCAAAGTGAAAACCCTCAAAGTAGGTGATCGTGTTGCGATCGAGCCCGGATATGGTTGCCGAGTGTGTGAGTACTGCAAGGGAGGATCGTACAACCTCTGCCAGGATATGATTTTCTGTGCGACACCACCGTACGATGGCAATCTCACCCGGTATTTCGCACACCCGGCCGATTTCTGTTACAAACTGCCAGATCACGTGACGATGGAAGAGGGTGCTCTGCTGGAACCACTGTCGGTCGGTGTCCATGCATGCCGGCGTGCTGACGTCGGACTTGGCTCGAAAGTGTTGATTCTTGGTGCCGGACCGATCGGTTTGGTGACGCTGATTGTAGCGAAATCGATGGGTGCAGGGAAGGTAGTGGTTACCGATTTGCTCCAAAATCGTCTAGATGTGGCGAAGGAATTGGGTGCCGATGAAACGATAGTGATTCCGAAGGGTGTATCAGAAGAGGATTTGGTTAAGCTAATCCACGATCGTATGGGTGGCGCACCGGACAAAACGATCGATTGTAGTGGAGCAGAAGCCACGGCTAGGCTGGCGATTTTGTCCACAAAATCCGGTGGTGTAGGTGTCCTGGTCGGCATGGGCGCCCCAGAGGTGAAAGTACCACTGATAAATGCGCTTGCCCGCGAGGTCGATATAAGGGGTGTGTTCCGCTACTGCAATGA CTACCCGATTGCACTGAGCCTGGTATCAAGCGGGAAGATCGACGTGAAGCGACTTATCACCCACCATTTTAATATCGAGGAGACGGCTGAAGCATTCAACACTACGCGTCACGGGCTCGGTGGGGCAATTAAGGTAATGATTCATGTCCAACCAAAGGATAAGAACAACCCGAAATAG
- the LOC131259039 gene encoding sorbitol dehydrogenase-like yields MAQRKLKNLAGVVHGVEDFRVEEIPIPKPQDHEVLLEMDCVGICGSDVHYITHGGFGDYKLKEPLVLGHESSGVVVDVGRNVKALKVGDRVAIEPAIGCRTCRYCKAGRYNLCPEGAYCATTSHGNLCNYYTHAADCCFKLPPHVSMEEGALLEPLAVAVHCCRRAGVRLGNTVLVLGAGPIGLATMMVAKAMGAARICVIDLMESKLQLAKSLGADATLAVSGHDAQEEIVKRIHVLLGDAPDISIECTGAEVCVQLGIAATVAGGVLTLVGIGAIHQRIPLTTALVREIDIRTAFRYANCYPAALAMVANGTIDARKLITHHYELKDSVQAFKTSRYGLDGAIKVMIHCQPMNKNNPQ; encoded by the exons ATGGCTCagcgaaaattgaaaaaccttGCTGGTGTGGTACACGGGGTAGAGGATTTTCGAGTG GAGGAAATTCCCATCCCCAAACCCCAAGACCATGAGGTCCTGCTGGAGATGGATTGCGTTGGAATTTGTGGTTCCGACGTGCACTACATCACGCATGGTGGATTCGGTGATTACAAGCTAAAGGAACCGCTCGTACTCGGCCATGAGTCATCCGGTGTGGTGGTGGATGTTGGTCGAAACGTGAAGGCACTCAAGGTGGGCGATCGGGTAGCAATAGAACCGGCGATCGGTTGCCGTACCTGCCGGTATTGTAAGGCCGGCCGGTACAATCTCTGTCCGGAAGGAGCCTATTGCGCCACGACGTCCCATGGAAACCTGTGCAACTACTACACCCATGCTGCCGATTGCTGCTTCAAGCTGCCACCGCATGTCTCGATGGAAGAGGGCGCTCTACTGGAACCGTTGGCAGTCGCGGTACACTGTTGCCGGCGGGCCGGAGTACGGCTGGGCAATACGGTGCTCGTGCTAGGGGCCGGACCAATCGGTTTGGCTACGATGATGGTCGCCAAAGCGATGGGTGCGGCGAGGATATGTGTGATCGATCTCATGGAAAGCAAACTACAGCTGGCAAAAAGTCTTGGGGCCGATGCAACACTTGCCGTCAGCGGACATGACGCCCAGGAGGAGATCGTTAAGAGGATACATGTGCTACTTGGTGACGCACCGGATATCAGCATCGAGTGTACCGGGGCGGAAGTGTGTGTTCAGCTCGGTATAGCTGCCACCGTAGCCGGTGGTGTACTGACGCTGGTAGGCATTGGGGCCATCCACCAGCGCATCCCATTGACGACGGCTCTGGTTCGGGAGATAGACATTCGTACTGCCTTCCGGTACGCGAACTGTTACCCAGCGGCCCTGGCAATGGTTGCCAATGGGACCATTGATGCCCGCAAGCTAATAACCCATCATTACGAGCTGAAAGACTCGGTGCAAGCGTTCAAAACGTCCCGATACGGATTGGACGGCGCCATCAAGGTGATGATCCATTGTCAGCCgatgaacaaaaacaatccACAGTAA
- the LOC131258648 gene encoding sorbitol dehydrogenase-like, translating into MAPTQKNMAAVCYGQNDLRLVPIAMPEPAFNEVVLEVDSCGICGTDVHFLKEGGFGDQKLIRPLVLGHESAGVVRKVGSSVTHLKVGDRVAIEPAAGCRTCDLCKAGKYNVCLTGKHCPTKNHDGNCSNFFSHYADCCFKLPDHVTMEEGALLEPLAVGVYAGRQADIRLGSRVVIFGAGPIGLISLIVARAMGATKTVVLDLAKASKRLEAAKKLGATAIIPIGAADKEETIVQRIQEALGGPADRVLECTGSQPGMRISIKATRNAGKVCLVGLGNEEVQLPMVDAISREIQIITVMRYNHDYPAALEIVSSGYVDVKPLVSHHFALEDVNEAFRVAASGEGFKVMVHLTPRDSNNPKKFVN; encoded by the exons ATGGCTCCCACTCAGAAGAATATGGCCGCCGTTTGCTACGGGCAAAACGATCTCCGGCTGGTGCCAATCGCGATGCCGGAACCTGCCTTCAACGAGGTCGTTCTGGAGGTCGATAGCTGTGGTATTTGTGGTACGGATGTGCATTTCTTGAAGGAGGGTGGCTTTGGTGACCAGAAGCTTATCCGCCCGCTCGTATTGGGCCACGAGTCGGCCGGTGTAGTACGCAAAGTCGGCAGCTCGGTGACGCACCTCAAGGTGGGCGATCGTGTGGCCATCGAACCGGCAGCAGGGTGCCGAACGTGCGATCTGTGTAAGGCGGGCAAGTACAACGTCTGCCTGACCGGGAAACATTGCCCGACGAAGAATCACGATGGCAACTGCTCGAACTTCTTTTCCCACTATGCGGATTGCTGCTTCAAGTTGCCTGATCACGTTACGATGGAGGAAGGTGCCCTGTTGGAACCGTTGGCCGTCGGAGTGTACGCCGGTCGGCAGGCAGACATTCGGCTCGGCAGCCGAGTGGTAATCTTTGGTGCCGGTCCGATTGGTCTTATTTCGTTGATCGTGGCCAGAGCGATGGGCGCCACCAAGACGGTTGTGTTGGATCTGGCAAAAGCGTCGAAGCGGCTTGAGGCGGCTAAAAAACTAGGAGCGACCGCAATCATTCCTATTGGCGCCGCGGACAAGGAGGAAACTATTGTGCAGCGTATCCAAGAAGCGTTGGGCGGACCAGCTGATAGGGTTCTGGAGTGTACCGGATCCCAACCGGGAATGCGCATTTCTATCAAAGCGACACGTAACGCCGGCAAAGTGTGCCTAGTCGGGTTGGGTAACGAAGAAGTCCAGCTTCCTATGGTGGATGCGATTTCACGCGAAATTCAAATCATTACCGTTATGCGGTACAATCACGA TTATCCGGCTGCACTGGAAATTGTTTCAAGCGGATACGTCGATGTGAAACCATTGGTTTCCCATCACTTCGCTCTGGAAGACGTTAATGAAGCATTCCGTGTGGCAGCCTCCGGTGAAGGTTTTAAGGTGATGGTACATCTGACCCCAAGGGACAGCAACAACCCCAAAAAGTTTGTGaactaa